The Dioscorea cayenensis subsp. rotundata cultivar TDr96_F1 chromosome 18, TDr96_F1_v2_PseudoChromosome.rev07_lg8_w22 25.fasta, whole genome shotgun sequence genome includes the window AAGGTAAGTACACCAAAGATGGAACAACAGATATCTCAGGGAAGGCTGCTATCAAGAAGAATACGGGGAACTGGAGGGCTTGCCCTTATATACTAggtataatttattgatttattttcgaTTATAGTTTGTCAAGTTTCTTCTCCTTAAATTAATATCATCACAAGTTTATTTAACAAACATCATGTGAATTATACAAAGCCTTTCAATGCTTTTTCCACAGCAAATGAATGTTGTGAAAGATTGGCATACTATGGCATGAGCACCAATTTGGTGAACTACATGAAAGACCGGCTCCACATGGCGAATACCACAGCAGCAAATAATGTGACCTATTGGTCAGGAACATGCTACATAATGCCTCTCCTCGGCGCTTTTGTTGCCGATGCCTACTGGGGAAGATACAGGACCATTGCCACCTTCATGATTATCTACATATTTGTAAGAATTCATGCAgtactatatattaatatatactgTCATAATTATAttcttcaaatatattaattgtTGTACatgctatgtatatatatatatatatatatatatattttactatatgTTTTGTACGCATGCAGGGTTTGGCGCTGTTATCAATGACAACATGCATAAATGGGCTAAAGCCATCTTCGTGTAATGGTGGTGATGTCTGCCACCCAAAACAGGTGCAGAGCGCCGTTGTGTTCGTAGCTCTTTACCTGATTGCATTAGGGACCGGAGGCATCAAACCGTGCGTCTCTTCCTTTGGTGCGGATCAGTTTGATGAATCTGATCAAAGtgagaagaagagcaagagCTCCTTCTTCAACTGGTTCTATTTCACCATAAATATTGGTGCTCTTATTGCCTCCTCGGTGCTGGTATGGATCCAGATGAATGTGGGCTGGGGATGGGGGTTTGGTATCCCAGCAATAGTAATGGCCATTGCAGTTATCAGCTTCTTTTCAGGGACTCGGTTATACAGGCATCAAATGCCCGGAGGAAGCCCGCTCACTCGTATGGCCCAAGTTATTGTATCTGCAATCAGGAAAACTCATGTTGAGGTGCCTGCTGACAAATCTCTTCTTCATGAGATCAATGATAATGGATCTGCTATACAAGGCAGTCCCAAGCTAGAGCATACTGATGAGTTCaggttagtatatatatatatatatatatatatatacatactaatACTAGacttgaaattataatttgatttttttactaGTACTGGATTCTTTTCTAGCCTTTTCTATAACATATTAACATGCATATCTGTCCCCGCTGCAAGCAAGGTGCCTAGACAAAGCGGCTGTGGTGACACAAAGGGACCAAAGCAAGGGTGGTAGGGTCAGCCCGTGGAGACTCTGCACTGTGACTCAAGTAGAGGAACTCAAAAGTGTAGTGCGTCTTCTACCGATATGGGCCACGGGCATCATTTTCTCAACTGTTTATAGCCAGATGAGCACCATGTTCGTCCTCCAGGGCAACACTCTGGATCCACATATGGGTCCCAGTTTCAAGATTCCCTCAGCTTCACTCTCCCTCTTTGATACCGTCAGTGTCATCTTTTGGGTGCCGGTGTATGATAAAATCATAGTCCCCCTGGCACGCAGGTTTACAGGTCGTGAGAGAGGATTCACGCAGCTAACCAGGATGGGGATTGGCCTGGTGATCTCTGTTTTCTCCATGCTTGCGGCTGGGATCCTGGAGTTTGTCAGGCTACGCATTGTGGCGAGGGATAAGTTATATGATTCCAAGGACTATGTCTCAATGACCATACTGTGGCAAATTCCTCAGTATTTCATAGTTGGGGCAGCCGAGGTGTTCACTTTCGTTGGGCAGTTGGAGTTCTTTTATGACCAGGCACCAGATGCCATGAGGAGCATGTGTTCAGCTCTGTCTCTTACCACCAATGCACTGGGCAATTACTTGAGCTCACTTCTTGTTACCCTAGTGATTGCCATCACAACCATGAACGGGCGCCTTGGGTGGATCCCTGACAATCTCAACCGTGGACATCTTGACTACTTCTACTGGCTTCTGGCCATCCTCAGCCTTGTCAACTTTGGGGTGTATCTTCTCATTGCCAAGTGGTACACCTATAAGAAGACGGTCCAGACCTCACTACCACACGAGGCAGCCCCATGATGATATCACATTTAGTATTTACaatagagaaaacacacgctgTTATCCCTATGAACAAGCAAGCAACATTGGAAATTTACATTGGCTGCACATGCTGGGCAAGAGAATATGTTGACTTGATCTTATTTCTGCCCTGTTTTATGTATTTGGTTGTTggaacttattttttttttttttgaataaagtggataaaccactaatttattaaaaagaagaaaacagagGAGTACAGTAGAATTGTTGGAACTTATTTGATTCATTGATCATGCCCGAAATTCATTAAACAAAAAAGCGTGCAGCTTGAACAGCTCACCCCAATTTAGATGTTggtaatataaaatttacaataatatatatatatatatagatatatatgacTATATGACAATTATAATACCTGGGAATGGCAAAGAATGTTtacaaaaaaagattaataGAAAACTTGCTCCCCGGTGGCAAAGAGATTCCAGAAGATGGTGGTGATGAAGTAGAGGGCTGAGGTGAGTGTCAGGAAGGCCTGAAAGGAGCCCAACCACTGCACGAAGTAGCCGGTTCCTATGGTGCTGATTATTGCAGCAAGTGTACCAACAGAGTTTGTAATCCCTACCAAGGAGAGGATGCGATTAGTTAGCCAACAATAAATATGAACATCAAACTATTTAATAGCATCAAACAGGTAATGGTAAGTTCTAACATACCATGAAGGAATCCTGCATACCGCGGTGCAATATCCTGGTAAAAACAAAGGGGGTAAAGTTTGAACATCATAATAACAAAACTAACAGAACGAATTATGTTGTATTGTGACATTTCAACTCTAACATGAGGGTCATGTTCACATCATAAAGGATAAAGAAATGGCAAACTTCTCAAGATCGAGAATAAGTAATGTACATAAAGTAGAAATGGTAGACATAATATTTACCTGCATGTTGAGCAGGAAGCCAGCCTGGCTGAAAGAGCTGAAGCTCAACGCAACAGTCATTAAAAACGCTGCTGCATTGGGAGTTTGAGCGTATTTCAAGCACAACAATGCCAGTGCGGGCCCAATGAAACCAATTGACTGTCACATTCATACACCGGGATCAAAAATAATGTCAGTTAACTATTTACATTCAACCCAATAATGAGCAACATAAATATGGTCCTGCTCTTCAAGACCCAACAACTAGAAAAGCTTTATTCAAACAGTTTATAATTTTCAATGCGAAATATCTTGGCAGAGTAACTTTCGAATAAGTGAATAAACCACCTTGTTAttagcttaaaaaaaattacctgcATGATTTTGCGAACTCTAGTTACAGGATAGCCAGAAGCAATTAGAGAATCAGAGGCGGCTCCAGCTATGTAACCTGATATGGCCATCATACCCCAAGGCACAGCACTAAACCATGCGGCTTGTTTAAGATTCACATTATATACCTATAACAGCAAGAAACGATTGAGCATTATGTTGAAAGACAAAAGTAGTGCACTTTTCAAGTGGAGTATTGATGCTTACAGTCTTGAAGTACACAGGCATCCATGAAAGAAGCACAAAGTAGCCCTGCATCCAAGtttaattaatatcaaaatttcaGTTATAAAAGTTTAAGTTGTTCTTTTTCATAAATATCAACCTAACTCTAGCACACAAACTTGCAACCAAAGTTTTATAACTATGGCATGTCTGCAAAATGTTCACTCAAGAGCAGCACAAAACAGAATGACGTAGTTATCGATAAGGAAAGCCTTTTATAAGAAAAGCGTAACTGAGTGACTTATTATCCAAATTTAGAAGGATAAGAAAAGCGTTTTTGTTGATAAATTGAACTCACCCAGTTGTTGGTAACATTGGCAAAGATGATAGCCCATGTAGGCAGCTTGGACAGCAAATGGCGAAGAGGTGGAAATTTGGAGCCGCTGGAAGAAGAGACATCTGTCTTCCCAGCTCGGATCAATTGCAACTCATAAGTGCTGATCAGAGGACTGTCTCCAGGATCATTTGTGACCCCATTTACCCAGAGAGATAGCCACATAAACCCAAGTGACGCAAACAGAGAAAATGCCCCAGCAAGTCCAATGCTTGACATTATGACAGGTGTTGCCAAGAAACTTATAACATTTCCTAGGTGAAACCCAGCCATTGATAGGCCCACCGCGCTTGCTCGTTCATGGCAAGGAAACCAACTGTATGTTGAcaatcaaaaatccaaaaattgtCATCATTCGGATGTTATGAACAAAGTGGCCATTTAACAAGGAGTTGAATTGTTAGCACATGAACTTTACCGGGATAAGAGTGTGTTCATGGAAGGCAAGGCAACACCTTCGGCAAGGCCAAACAGAGCACGGACTGCCAGAAGCATCGCGGTGGAGTGGTCAGCAGCCCATGGAGTGAGGAAAGTGGCAAGGGACCAGAGAGCCACCCCCCATGCCATCACTCTCTTCCCGCCGTATCTGTCTGCCAGAGCTCCACCAGCGACAGATGAGAACAGATATCCCCACAGAAACGAAGACTGCAGCCATGAAAACTCAATAACATTTACTTAGCCCGCGTCAATGCTAAAATACAACTGATATCTCGTTACCAATTTAACTGTTATCATTCtacttgaaataaaattatatgtattaaaaaaaaatcgctATTCGCCATCCAGGTTGGGACCCATTTTGATTGGAAtgccaaaaaaatcaaaatcaaagaaaaacacaatatgctcattttttttaattaagtattCATTGAATAGGGTGGTATCACACTGTTGAGCGTACAATTAcgcatcaaaacaaataaagtgGTCTACGTAGGAAAGACAGCGAAAGAGGAGTAGGTGAATTGCCTCCAAAGCATATATTAGTTGTCTTTTTGGTGCAGATGGGTTAGGTATGCATCTCCTCTTAAATCAACATACCCACCATTCATGATTTGGacaacaaatttaaataaaataaaataaacaaagaagaaatgATTACTCATAAAACAAAAGACGATCGAATTACTAGCGgattttcttataaattaaataaaaagagaaaattatgcCATTTATGAAAACACGGCCATTAGTGGTGGTTGAACAAtatgaacaagaataagaataataaacaGTAATTAACAATTAACCAATTGATATTTAGTGGTGGCATACTGGCATGAGAGGTGGAAAAGGAGCTGACCTGGACGATCCCCAGGAAGGAGCTGGACCAGCCATATTTGGCGGCGAGGGGGACCACGGCGACGGACATGACGACGCGATCGGCATTGCAGAGGCACATCACCAAGGACACCAAAGCCACCACCTTTGCTCTCTCCGGGATCCGGATTGCTTCTTCTTCCCTACCGATCCCTCCCGCCCCTGCACCGCATATCACAACTCTCGCCGCCTTTTCACGCCTCCTTTTCTCCTCTACTCTCTCACCTAATACAAACCCAAAGCCACCGTTGCCGTTGCATGCGCTACTGCCACTGCTAGTACTGCTACTGGAACAAGTTCCACCTTGATTCTTCCACGGCACTCTGTCACAAATTCTGCTGATGATCCGAAGCCTAGATCCTCCATGACGAGAATTTGAGGACCCGATCGAACCATTCGATATATTATAAGGAGAAGAgatccaagaagaagaagaagaagaaaaagaagaaggacgTGAACAATGAGAAGAATGGGAAGGGAGAACGGATTTCGCTGGCGTGGGTGACACCACCTCCATCGGTTGAGATGGGAGATCAACTCGcagaaatgatatatatatatatatatatagaaagagttTTATTGGATACAAATATATGTCTGACGGAGAGGGACGGGAGGTTGTTGGTTTGGTTGCGGGGGTTTGGTGGGGTCAAAGAAGCAGAAAAAAGTCTATAGATAGGCAGGGTTGGTGGCGAAGGAGCAAAAGCCTCACGACTCATTTGGACGTCTTTAGATAAGTTTTTAGGGAGATTTGAGTGCCAATATCCGCTGCGAGAGATCCCAACGACGACACCCATGACCCAACCAACCCTCGCATAGTCGCATGTCAATGACGCCACGTTGCTTTTACTTCTGCTGCCAGATGGATCCCACCAGAGCGCGATGACCGAGTGTTCGGTGTGTGTAAACTGTGAAGAGTGAAGACTCCTCAACAACAACACTGCTGATGTAACACCAACGTGGCATGGGACCTTTAAGCCACTATTCTTAactctataataataattaagcaaTGCTTTCTGTGACTGTGCCTCGGCAAATCATCCATGAATCTCCAGCGTGCTCGTGTGTAGCTCGTGACATAAACAAACCATTGTATTCCCTATCTTTGTTTGCTAATTGCTACCGAGGGCGAGGGGTTCATCTCTCTTTTGTTCACGATTTACACAAATTAGCAGGCAAGACTCACGTGGTAGCGGCTCAATCCTCGAGTCAGATCAGCAAACATTGTTGTTTTCCTACTAATTATTCTCGTCACGAAATTATGCCTCATCCCATCCCATCCCATCCTATCCTATCTCTTTGTTCACGTTCAATTTCCTTCCAAAAAACTATCATCTGCATTTCATATTATTTCCAGCGGTCTCATTTTACTGTTCTATCCCATCACTTCCCTGTTAATCCCAAACCCAATCAAGTACAAGTGTACAACCAACAAaccaattttcatttattttcctcTGTTTACTGGCAGCCAAGTCataaatcttattttattttaaaaaataaataaaccatattaacaaa containing:
- the LOC120281692 gene encoding probable anion transporter 3, chloroplastic; this translates as MEVVSPTPAKSVLPSHSSHCSRPSSFSSSSSSWISSPYNISNGSIGSSNSRHGGSRLRIISRICDRVPWKNQGGTCSSSSTSSGSSACNGNGGFGFVLGERVEEKRRREKAARVVICGAGAGGIGREEEAIRIPERAKVVALVSLVMCLCNADRVVMSVAVVPLAAKYGWSSSFLGIVQSSFLWGYLFSSVAGGALADRYGGKRVMAWGVALWSLATFLTPWAADHSTAMLLAVRALFGLAEGVALPSMNTLLSRWFPCHERASAVGLSMAGFHLGNVISFLATPVIMSSIGLAGAFSLFASLGFMWLSLWVNGVTNDPGDSPLISTYELQLIRAGKTDVSSSSGSKFPPLRHLLSKLPTWAIIFANVTNNWGYFVLLSWMPVYFKTVYNVNLKQAAWFSAVPWGMMAISGYIAGAASDSLIASGYPVTRVRKIMQSIGFIGPALALLCLKYAQTPNAAAFLMTVALSFSSFSQAGFLLNMQDIAPRYAGFLHGITNSVGTLAAIISTIGTGYFVQWLGSFQAFLTLTSALYFITTIFWNLFATGEQVFY
- the LOC120282556 gene encoding protein NRT1/ PTR FAMILY 8.1-like — encoded protein: MEELEGKYTKDGTTDISGKAAIKKNTGNWRACPYILANECCERLAYYGMSTNLVNYMKDRLHMANTTAANNVTYWSGTCYIMPLLGAFVADAYWGRYRTIATFMIIYIFGLALLSMTTCINGLKPSSCNGGDVCHPKQVQSAVVFVALYLIALGTGGIKPCVSSFGADQFDESDQSEKKSKSSFFNWFYFTINIGALIASSVLVWIQMNVGWGWGFGIPAIVMAIAVISFFSGTRLYRHQMPGGSPLTRMAQVIVSAIRKTHVEVPADKSLLHEINDNGSAIQGSPKLEHTDEFRCLDKAAVVTQRDQSKGGRVSPWRLCTVTQVEELKSVVRLLPIWATGIIFSTVYSQMSTMFVLQGNTLDPHMGPSFKIPSASLSLFDTVSVIFWVPVYDKIIVPLARRFTGRERGFTQLTRMGIGLVISVFSMLAAGILEFVRLRIVARDKLYDSKDYVSMTILWQIPQYFIVGAAEVFTFVGQLEFFYDQAPDAMRSMCSALSLTTNALGNYLSSLLVTLVIAITTMNGRLGWIPDNLNRGHLDYFYWLLAILSLVNFGVYLLIAKWYTYKKTVQTSLPHEAAP